The sequence below is a genomic window from Pectinophora gossypiella chromosome 13, ilPecGoss1.1, whole genome shotgun sequence.
gcattcatattTTCTAGAAGACCCAAAAAGGCGTATATGCTACATAcgattatataataattttacttatcGTCTGACGGTGTTCCGATACTTTACGTAGAACAATAGTCTAAGAAGCACACTTGAAGAATAATTATGTTTCCCTATAAGTACATGCCATGTACAAATTGTAACATAATGCTCAATTATTTCGCCAACGACAAGTGGGACATATTTTAGGGTAATACAATAAAGATGAAATTAGTTGGTGCGAAGGTTGGTCGTTAaagttattactttttaatttaaattaggcTGACCACTACCATTTTGACCGTCACCGTGAAAATTAATGATACTTGGCAttggtttttattgtattaaataaagCCCATTTTTCATTAGTAGGGACCATTTTctttctaaacttagaattgatTTGTAAGAGGCGATGTCGGTAATCAGCTTAACACAGTGGTTTATTAGGTTTCTCTTTAGAAACCAACAATCAAAAATGGGTGTAAATTGTCTTTTGATGCCATGTGAATCTCCTCTGCCTCTTCATATGGagattacgagcgtgagtaGAGATAGCGGCGAGGTAAAATGaagaacattttattataaatcatattttatttactttaatttcTTATAGTACCGGAAATTCGATAATTTACTCTGAGACATAATTACAACGTAATTAATTTTTCGTTCGGCTATTTTAAATAAGTCTCTAGAATCTAGTGAATAAGCGCAGTTATCCACGGTAGACACTCACTCAGGCACACGTCACATACGCTACGTCAACGGCGCGGGCGGGCGCGGGCCCGCGAGGCGGGGGGCGCGTGTCGAGACGCTGGTCGACACACGCCTGCCGCCGAGCGCGCTACAACACTCACTTAAGACTCTTCCTTGGAAACCTCTTCAGAGGACTCGCTGCTGGAGTCTTTCTTCTGATCCTCTGGTTTCTTCTTCTCAGGCGCTTCCTTCTCGCTGCTCTCGGCGCTTTCAGCGCTCTCTGAGGTGGCGGCAGGAGGCGCAGGGCTATCCCCCAAAGGCTTTTCCTTCTCTTCAACCTTTTCAACCTTAGACTCGGGCTTCTTTTCACTCACTGGTTCAGGCTTCTTTTCACTGACTTCCTCAGGTTTTGCGTCGATAGATTTGGGCGCAATTTCTGGGACTGCTGGTTTTTGTTCGACTTTTTCCTCACTCGGCTTATCAGACTTTACTGCCTCGACAGGTTTGACTTCCTTCGCTGGTTCTTCCTTAGAAGGCTCcgctttcttttcttctttaggGGCCTCAGGAAGTTTGACATCCTTGGCGGATTCTTCTACCTTAACAGCCTCCTTCGGCGCAGCTACAGCAGCAGCTTTCTGGTCCTCAATAGTATCGCGGACTACTCTTAAAGAATCGTCAACAGGCGCGTCAACTGACTTAGGTTCAGCGGGCTTTTCAGCTGGCTTCTCGACAGGTTTTTCAACGGGTTTCTCTTCGGCTTTCACCTCAGGTTTGGCCTCTTCTGATTTAGGCGCTTCTGGTTTGGGTGCTTCAATTTTAGGAGCAGGAGATTCTTCCTTCTTTACCTCCTTATTTTCTTCCTTCTTTTCCTCTTTCTTTTCTTCAGGAGCAGCAGATTTGCCTACTACAGCAGGTACCTCAGCTTTGTTCTCGGGCGCGACGCCAGCTAGATCAACAACGTCATCAGCGATGGCAGCTTTAGGGTCGACTGCACTGGCAACATCGATCGCTTCCTTAGGGACCTCTTTTACTACAGCCTTGGCTTCAGGTTTCGACTCTTCTGGCTTTGGCTCGGGTTCAGCGCGTTTTTCCTGAGCTTTGGATTCCTCGGGCTGGCTCACCTCAGGTTTCTTTTCTTCAGCAGCCGGCTTGACTTCGGGGACTTCCTCTTTTTTGACCTCAGGAGCGGCTTCAGGCTTTGGTGCTTCGGGTTTCTTTTCTGGTGCAGCTTCCGCAGGTGCGCTCTTTACTTCAGGTTTCAATTCTGGTTTTTCCTCAGCTTTGATTTCGGGTTTTGGTTCTTCTGGTTTCTTGTCTACAGCTGCGGCATCGGCTTGTGGTACCACAGCGTCAGCTTTCACTTCAGCTGGGAGCGCGGGTGCGGGTGCGGGGGCGGCAGGTTCCTCCTTGTTCTCGGCTACCGGCATGGCCAAGCATACGGCCGCGAAGGCCAGGCATAATAATAAGACCTTCATCCTGCAAAGAACGAAATGTACAATTAGCGGTTTGTCTGAGTAAAGGATTTCGCAGTTATTATAGCAAGACTGAATGCACGTCTGCAAGTCGTGAGCGCGGTAAGGCCAATGTTACGCGCCGGCCGCCTGGGCGTTGCACGGCAATTTTCCTATTAGCCTGAATCATCTAAGGGCCCGATATGCTGGGGTACCGTTAACTATCTTCTAGTCACTTCGAATTGACTCGATGTGATAAGTAGGATGTAAACTATTTGTGAAAGTGGGCTATGGAATAATAGCACAGCTTTCGAAAGCGCACGTCAGTTATACACTACATTGTCAGCGTCGGTGTGTGTTGTAGGCAGACACATTGATGCTATTGGACTTGTACTTTGTAAGTTGGTGGGCTAGGTATAAaaatgcaatttattttttgcttGGTGGGTTGCGCTCATCTATTTTACATTAGCTGAGGTCGAGTACCCTGGGTGCTATTTATAGCTGGACGGGCTGGAAGGAGGGCATTAAGGCGATATCCCAGGTCCTGATGGAATGCGGTCTGGCGCCGAGCGAGTCGATTATAGCGACTGGATAATCGGCTTAAAATAACTAGACATTACTACGGAGCATCCTTAATAATTGTGTTGTAATTACATTGGTCAACTGTGATTCTGTAAAATATTGCTTGTTGAAGCTCAATTGGGttgtattttaatgatttttggtttttagtggaGTGATTAGTATTGTAGATAGACAAATGTGGTATTATGAATTCGCGATATGATGGACACTTCCTAGTGCGTGCTCGTAGGGGCAGGATGCGCCCGCCCGTCACCAATATGGATGTTCCAGACGCACCATTATCTGAATTCTAATCGACTCATTGAATTCAATCACCAACTAGAATGCATCGCGCGGCATCGTGAATCACTACGCACAGATTAGCGAGTCCAGTAACGTTTTAACATGTTTTATTGCTTGTATTTATTTCGATGACCACGTAGTTAGATTcgatcgttacatgagtcattatCCAAATATGTTCGTAATTTATAAAGGTTTAAACCTTTTTTGGTTGCTTTTAGACTATGATTTCTTATGGGATTGTTACAAGTGCTTACGGACTCTGAATTGTATTTACAGATTACAATCACAACAGACAGCAGGTATTGTCCTTGTTTTGTTGAAacgtacataaaatataattgccTACTTCGGGTCCGAGTTCACTTCTGTATAGCAAATGAACCCTTTAATCAATTCAAAAAGTTGTTCGAGCCCTGCTGCGTCTCCAGGCTTTTCTTGTCAGACGGGaatcttttgtttattttggctTCGACTTGCACAAGTTCAATACGAAACGAGCCGGTTTCGTAAGACCAAGTATAGTTACTCGTTATTACGCGGTTCATCTTCTTACTACACCATAATCGATGCCCGGTTTTGGTTTCTTTTTTGGTTGAGTCAGGGTTGCTTTGTAAGCCGAGTACAATGTTGTTGcaattgtaagtaagtacatataataAAATGGAAGGTAAAAAGTTGTTAAGATGCTCGAAGTGTTGTTGtttaaaataggtacatataGATACAAACATacgtacgtacataaactcacgctcataatccctaatggggtgggtagaggcacaagtaatcaaacacaaaaaaaacaattaaaatatatataagtaccttATTACTTagcaaaataattgtttttaaaatgacTAGAGCGAACTGAAGCGGAAGGCCCAGTGGAAAGCTCATTTTGTTATAGAATTTTCATAAAAAGCGGGTGAGACCACTCAGCGCTCACTAGTTTTATAACGGTATTGTACCTACGAGCAGAGCTCGGGCCAGAAAACTAGTTGATAACAACTATTGATTTGCTTAACTAATAAACAATACCTATATGTTTAAAAACTTCATTTCTAATTACAATAACACTttgcaaataaaagtaaaagtacACGCGCACAGCCCTAAAGCTGATAACTCCTGCAGACGAAAAAAAAAGGTTCGCGAAACAAGTTCCATCGGATGAGCTCGTCGGCCAGCCCTCGAACTGCGAACCACGATTGCATCGGATATTACGACTCGTAACTCGTTACGAAGTAGTTATTGccgaatgaaaataaaaataattatgaattatgttaTAACGCCGTGCCGTAtctagataaaaataaagtataattaggtaggtacgcaCAAATACGTAAGTACTGTCTTCAtggtgtattttgttttataagcgCGACTATTtcatgagccgtggtagctcagttggaagaacgcttgactctcaatataaggtcgcaggttcgaatccagcacccACCCAAGcttatgat
It includes:
- the LOC126371838 gene encoding neurofilament heavy polypeptide, with amino-acid sequence MKVLLLCLAFAAVCLAMPVAENKEEPAAPAPAPALPAEVKADAVVPQADAAAVDKKPEEPKPEIKAEEKPELKPEVKSAPAEAAPEKKPEAPKPEAAPEVKKEEVPEVKPAAEEKKPEVSQPEESKAQEKRAEPEPKPEESKPEAKAVVKEVPKEAIDVASAVDPKAAIADDVVDLAGVAPENKAEVPAVVGKSAAPEEKKEEKKEENKEVKKEESPAPKIEAPKPEAPKSEEAKPEVKAEEKPVEKPVEKPAEKPAEPKSVDAPVDDSLRVVRDTIEDQKAAAVAAPKEAVKVEESAKDVKLPEAPKEEKKAEPSKEEPAKEVKPVEAVKSDKPSEEKVEQKPAVPEIAPKSIDAKPEEVSEKKPEPVSEKKPESKVEKVEEKEKPLGDSPAPPAATSESAESAESSEKEAPEKKKPEDQKKDSSSESSEEVSKEES